One Setaria italica strain Yugu1 chromosome II, Setaria_italica_v2.0, whole genome shotgun sequence DNA segment encodes these proteins:
- the LOC101785721 gene encoding pyruvate decarboxylase 2, producing METTIGSVDGHRAAASGAVACPAASAPGCPYLTSAPVSTPGDATLGRHLARRLVQVGVSDVFAVPGDFNLTLLDHLIAEPGLRLVGCCNELNAGYAADGYARARGVGACAVTFTVGGLSVLNAIAGAYSENLPVICIVGGPNSNDYGTNRILHHTIGLADFSQELRCFQPVTCHQAVVNNLDDAHEQIDRAISTALRESKPVYISVSCNLPGMPHPTFTRDPVPYFLAPRLSNQMGLEAAVEATVAFLDKAVKPVMVAGPKLRVAKAGEAFVELAEASGYAVAAMPSAKGLVPETLPRFLGTYWGAVSTAFCAEIVESADAYLFAGPIFNDYSSVGYSFLLKKDKAVVVQPDRVTVGNGPTFGCVMMRDFLSELGRRVRRNTTAYDNYRRIFVPEGQPAESEAGEPLRVNVLFKHIQRMLTPDSAVLAETGDSWFNCQKLRLPEGCGYEFQMQYGSIGWSVGALLGYAQGAAGKRVIACIGDGSFQVTAQDVSTMLRCEQNSIIFLINNGGYTIEVEIHDGPYNVIKNWNYTGLVDAIHNGEGKCWTAKVACEEELTAAIDTATGEKEDCLCFIEVVAHKDDTSKELLEWGSRVSAANSRPPNPQ from the exons ATGGAGACCACCATCGGGTCCGTGGACGGCCACCGtgcagcggcgagcggcgccgTTGCCTGCCCTGCCGCGTCCGCGCCGGGCTGCCCCTACCTGACGTCGGCGCCGGTTTCCACCCCAGGGGACGCGACGCTGGGGCGCCACCTTGcccggcggctggtgcaggTGGGCGTGAGCGACGTGTTCGCCGTCCCCGGGGACTTCAACCTGACGCTGCTGGACCACCTGATCGCGGAGCCCGGGCTCCGGCTGGTGGGCTGCTGCAACGAGCTCAACGCCGGGTACGCCGCCGACGGGTACGCGCGCGCCCGCGGCGTTGGCGCCTGCGCCGTGACCTTCACCGTCGGCGGCCTCAGCGTGCTGaacgccatcgccggcgcctaCAGCGAGAACCTGCCGGTGATCTGCATCGTGGGCGGGCCCAACTCCAATGACTACGGCACCAACCGCATCCTCCACCACACCATCGGGCTCGCCGACTTCTCGCAGGAGCTGCGCTGCTTCCAGCCCGTCACCTGCCACCAGGCCGTCGTCAACAACCTCGACGACGCGCACGAGCAGATCGACAGGGCCATCTCCACCGCGCTCAGGGAGAGCAAGCCCGTCTACATCAGCGTCAGCTGCAACCTGCCGGGGATGCCGCACCCGACGTTCACGAGAGACCCAGTGCCATActtcctggcgccaag GCTGAGCAACCAGATGGGTTTGGAGGCCGCCGTCGAGGCCACCGTCGCGTTCCTTGACAAGGCCGTGAAGCCGGTGATGGTGGCCGGCCCCAAGCTCCGCGTGGCCAAGGCCGGCGAGGCCTTCGTCGAGctggcggaggcgagcgggtACGCGGTGGCGGCCATGCCGTCGGCCAAGGGCCTGGTGCCGGAGACGCTGCCGCGCTTCCTGGGCACCTACTGGGGCGCCGTGAGCACGGCCTTCTGCGCCGAGATCGTGGAGTCGGCGGACGCCTACCTGTTCGCGGGGCCCATCTTCAACGACTACAGCTCGGTGGGCTACTCGTTCCTGCTGAAGAAGGacaaggcggtggtggtgcagcCGGACCGCGTCACCGTCGGCAACGGCCCCACCTTCGGGTGCGTGATGATGAGGGATTTCCTGTCGGAGCTGGGGCGGCGCGTGCGGCGCAACACCACCGCCTACGACAACTACCGGAGGATCTTCGTGCCGGAGGGGCAGCCGGCGGAGAGCGAGGCCGGCGAGCCCCTGCGCGTGAACGTCCTGTTCAAGCACATCCAGAGGATGCTGACGCCCGACAGCGCCGTCCTGGCCGAGACGGGAGACTCGTGGTTCAACTGCCAGAAGCTAAGGCTGCCGGAAGGATGCGG GTACGAGTTCCAGATGCAGTACGGCTCCATCGGCTGGTCGGTGGGGGCGCTGCTCGGCTACGCGCAGGGAGCCGCCGGCAAGAGGGTCATCGCCTGCATCGGCGACGGCAGCTTCCAG GTGACCGCCCAGGACGTGTCCACGATGCTCCGGTGCGAGCAGAAtagcatcatcttcctcatcaacAACGGCGGCTACACCATCGAGGTGGAGATCCACGACGGGCCCTACAACGTGATCAAGAACTGGAACTACACGGGGCTCGTGGACGCCATCCACAACGGCGAGGGCAAGTGCTGGACGGCCAAGGTGGCGTGCGAGGAGGAGCTCACGGCCGCCATCGACACGGCCACCGGGGAGAAGGAGGACTGCCTCTGCTTCATCGAGGTGGTGGCGCACAAGGACGACACCAGCAAGGAGCTCCTCGAGTGGGGATCCAGGGTCTCCGCAGCAAACTCCAGGCCACCAAACCCGCAGTAG
- the LOC101785322 gene encoding inactive receptor-like serine/threonine-protein kinase At2g40270, which produces MEPPPLLRLLLPLASLSCLLLARGSAAIGVLGGGIGADGWSSSSSTILPTAHHLGNLINGHARRLLHIGDKYTAFLQAPPPIHKKRHKHHKSPQKLSPVPAPSPSPLNAPPRASPSPSASIPAISPGFHPLAAPSEPLSTLPSPPPHKHSWRNYRIVTAGSAVFLVMAAASVMYCRAKKVGSVRPWATGLSGQLQRAFVTGVPALKRSELQAACEDFSNIVGSTSSCMLYKGTLSSGVEIAVVSSSITSVKDWSKECESHFRKKITTLSKVSHKNFMNLLGYCEEDHPFTRAMVFEYAPNGTLFEHLHVREAENLDWTTRLRVSMGIAYCLEHMQQMNPPIVPRNFDSSTIYLTDDFAAKVSDLDFWSDTKGLKSNSSLATDDSTISDIDGIVHQFGIILLEILTGKVPYCEEDGSLEQWASHYFDGNMCLAELMDSSLSSFPEEAARALCEVARSCIELDPKKRPQMAQVATWMKEITSLGPEGATPKVSPLWWAELEIMSSEAS; this is translated from the exons atggagccgccgccgctgctccggctTCTCCTGCCGCTGGCTTCTCTTTCCTGCCTGCTGCTCGCCCGCGGTAGTGCAG CGATCGGAGTTCTAGGAGGAGGAATCGGTGCCGACggctggagcagcagcagcagcaccataCTACCTACTGCTCATCATCTTGG AAACCTCATAAATGGGCATGCTAGAAGATTACTGCACATTGGTGATAAATATACTGCATTTCTCCAAGCACCTCCTCCTATTCACAAGAAGCGGCACAAGCATCATAAAAGCCCGCAAAAACTATCACCAGTGCCTGCTCCATCACCCTCACCACTCAATGCTCCACCTCGAGCCTCGCCATCACCATCTGCTTCTATACCTGCAATATCTCCAGGATTTCATCCACTGGCAGCCCCTTCAGAACCACTTAGTACTTTGCCTTCCCCTCCACCGCACAAGCATTCATGGAGAAACTACAGGATAGTAACTGCAGGGAGCGCAGTTTTTCTTGTCATGGCAGCAGCTTCTGTGATGTACTGTCGAGCTAAGAAAGTTGGCAGTGTCAGGCCGTGGGCTACAGGATTAAGCGGGCAACTGCAACGAGCATTTGTGACAG GTGTACCTGCATTGAAACGATCCGAGCTGCAAGCAGCCTGTGAGGACTTTAGCAATATAGTTGGTTCTACGTCTAGCTGCATGCTGTACAAGGGAACATTATCGAGTGGAGTTGAGATAGCAGTTGTGTCGAGCTCAATAACATCCGTCAAGGATTGGTCAAAAGAATGTGAATCCCACTTCAGGAAGAAG ATTACAACTCTATCCAAAGTTAGCCACAAGAATTTCATGAATCTGCTTGGGTATTGTGAGGAAGATCATCCTTTTACTAGAGCAATGGTCTTTGAATATGCTCCAAATGGAACACTTTTTGAGCATCTGCATG TTAGAGAGGCTGAGAACCTGGACTGGACGACGCGGCTTAGGGTATCGATGGGGATAGCTTATTGTCTAGAGCACATGCAGCAGATGAATCCACCTATTGTGCCAAGGAATTTTGACTCGAGTACTATATACCTCACTGATGATTTTGCTGCAAAGGTCTCGGACCTTGATTTCTGGAGTGACACCAAGGGATTGAAATCCAATTCCAGCTTAGCCACTGATGACTCCACAATTTCAGACATAGATGGTATCGTGCATCAGTTTGGTATAATATTGCTGGAGATATTAACCGGAAAAGTTCCCTACTGTGAGGAAGACGGGTCACTGGAGCAGTGGGCATCACACTACTTCGATGGTAACATGTGTCTTGCGGAGCTGATGGACTCAAGCCTGAGCTCGTTCCCCGAAGAAGCTGCGCGTGCATTGTGCGAGGTTGCGAGGTCCTGCATTGAGCTGGATCCGAAGAAGAGACCACAGATGGCGCAGGTCGCCACTTGGATGAAGGAGATCACCTCGCTGGGGCCTGAGGGAGCGACTCCAAAGGTGTCTCCGCTGTGGTGGGCGGAGCTGGAGATCATGTCTTCTGAAGCTAGCTGA
- the LOC101784654 gene encoding ubiquitin-activating enzyme E1 3 isoform X1: MRCLRLLRRGFLSMLPSKRSAGADGGQPKRSKVGESPPAATASNGSRNGAPPEIDEDLHSRQLAVYGRETMRRLFASDVLVSGLNGLGAEIAKNLALAGVRSVTIHDAKNVDMWDLSANFFLSEQDIGKNRAVACVSKLQELNNAVLVSALTEELTKEHLSKFQAVVFTDISLDKAYEFDDYCHSHQPPISFIKAEVCGLFGSAFCDFGPEFTVHDVDGEDPHTGIIASISNDSPAMVSCVDDERLEFQDGDLVVFSEVQGMVELNDGKPRKVKNARPFSFCIEDDTSTYGVYTKGGIVTQVKEPKVLRFKALRDAMRDPGDFLLSDFSKFERSPVLHLAFQALDNFKKAHGRYPTAGCEQDAQSFLKFAADINEASVDSKLEKIDEKLLRHFASGSRAVLNPMAAMFGGIVGQEVVKACSGKFHPLFQFFYFDSVESLPKYQLDPQDLKPSNSRYDAQISVFGSKLQKKLQDANIFVVGSGALGCEFLKNLALMGVSCSSKGKLTITDDDAIEKSNLSRQFLFRDWNIGQAKSIVAAAAASTINPSLQIDALQNRACPDTENVFHDTFWDGLNVVINALDNVNARMYMDMRCLYFQKPLLESGTLGAKCNTQMVIPHLTENYGASRDPPEKQAPMCTVHSFPHNIDHCLTWARSEFEGLLEKTPNEVNSFLSNPAQYAAAMRKAGDAQARELLERVSECLGKERCITFEDCITWARLRFEDYFSNRVKQLTFTFPEDASTSTGTPFWSAPKRFPRPLQFSATDSSQIHFIMSASILRAESFGIAIPDWAKNTSNLAEAVNKVAVPEFKPKKGVNIVTDEKATNLSSTSVDDVAVIDELLSKLEECAKNLPPGFQMKPIQFEKDDDTNFHMDLISGFANMRARNYSIPEVDKLKAKFIAGRIIPAIATSTAMATGLVCLELYKVIAGEHPIEDYRNTFANLALPLFSMAEPVPAKAMKHQDLSWTVWDRWSIKGDLTVAELVQWFSNKGLSAYSMSCGTSLLYNSMFARHKERLQKKVVDVAREVAKVEVPEYRRHIDLVVACEDDDGNDIDIPLVSVYFR, from the exons ATGAGGTGCTTACGGTTGCTGCGCAGGGGCTTCCTCTCCATGCTCCCATCCAAGAGGTCCGCGGGCGCCGACGGCGGCCAGCCCAAGAGGTCCAAGGTTGGGGaatcgccgcccgccgccaccgccagtaaTGGCAGTCGGAATGGGGCGCCGCCGGAGATCGACGAGGACCTGCACAGCAGGCAGCTCGCCGTCTACGGCAGGGAGACAATGCGCCGCCTCTTCGCCTCCGACGTCCTCGTCTCTGGACTCAATGGCCTGGGTGCTGAGATTG CAAAGAATCTAGCTCTTGCTGGAGTTAGATCTGTCACTATACATGATGCCAAGAATGTGGACATGTGGGACCTGTCTGCCAATTTCTTTTTGTCAGAGCAAGATATTGGAAAGAACAGGGCAGTTGCTTGTGTATCCAAGTTGCAAGAGCTGAACAATGCTGTCCTGGTCTCTGCTCTAACAGAGGAATTGACAAAAGAGCACTTGTCTAAGTTCCAG GCTGTTGTTTTCACTGATATAAGTCTAGACAAGGCTTATGAATTTGACGACTACTGTCACAGCCACCAGCCTCCAATCTCCTTCATCAAAGCTGAAGTTTGTGGCCTTTTCGGTAGCGCCTTTTGTGATTTTGGACCCGAGTTTACCGTACATGATGTCGATGGTGAAGATCCACATACCGGTATAATTGCATCTATCAGCAATGACAGTCCTGCAATGGTGTCCTGTGTTGATGATGAGCGGCTTGAGTTTCAGGACGGTGATCTCGTTGTTTTCTCTGAGGTCCAGGGCATGGTAGAATTGAATGATGGGAAACCAAGAAAGGTAAAAAATGCTAGGCCATTTTCATTCTGCATCGAGGATGATACAAGTACCTATGGTGTTTATACAAAAGGTGGAATTGTTACACAAGTGAAGGAACCAAAGGTTCTACGTTTCAAGGCACTAAGAGATGCTATGAGAGATCCTGGCGATTTCCTTCTGAGTGACTTTTCAAAATTTGAACGGTCCCCTGTGCTTCACCTAGCATTTCAAGCACTGGATAATTTTAAGAAAGCGCATGGGCGATATCCTACTGCTGGTTGTGAGCAGGATGCTCAAAGCTTTCTGAAGTTTGCTGCTGATATTAATGAAGCATCAGTTGATTCTAAGCTGGAAAAAATTGATGAGAAGTTGCTCCGGCATTTTGCAAGTGGTTCTCGAGCTGTTTTGAACCCAATGGCTGCTATGTTTGGTGGTATTGTTGGTCAGGAAGTTGTGAAGGCATGTTCAGGGAAATTCCATCCGCTTTTCCAG TTCTTCTACTTTGATTCTGTCGAATCTCTCCCTAAGTACCAGTTGGATCCCCAAGACCTGAAGCCATCAAACAGCCGCTATGATGCTCAGATCTCTGTATTTGGTTCCAAGCTTCAGAAGAAGCTGCAAGATGCAAATATTTTCGTTGTGGGTTCTGGTGCCCTTGGATGTGAATTCTTGAAGAACCTTGCCTTAATGGGTGTCTCTTGCAGCTCCAAGGGAAAGCTAACTATAACAGATGATGATGCCATCGAGAAAAGCAATTTGAGCCGCCAATTTCTATTCCGTGACTGGAACATTGGACAGGCAAAGTCTATTGTAGCAGCAGCTGCCGCCAGCACTATCAACCCCAGCCTCCAAATTGATGCTCTTCAGAACCGTGCTTGTCCAGATACCGAAAATGTGTTCCATGACACATTCTGGGATGGACTGAATGTGGTCATCAATGCACTTGATAATGTTAACGCTAGGATGTATATGGACATGAGGTGCCTGTACTTCCAGAAGCCACTACTGGAGTCAGGGACATTGGGTGCAAAATGCAATACTCAAATGGTCATTCCTCACCTTACTGAAAATTATGGAGCTTCAAGAGACCCACCTGAGAAGCAGGCACCCATGTGCACAGTTCATTCGTTTCCACACAATATTGATCATTGCTTGACATGGGCTCGTTCAGAGTTTGAGGGTTTGCTAGAGAAAACACCAAATGAAGTGAATTCTTTTCTGTCTAATCCTGCTCAATATGCTGCTGCCATGAGGAAGGCAGGTGATGCCCAGGCAAGAGAATTACTTGAGCGTGTCTCTGAATGTCTTGGCAAGGAGAGATGCATTACATTTGAGGACTGCATAACTTGGGCCCGACTTAG GTTTGAAGATTATTTCTCAAACCGTGTGAAGCAGCTCACATTCACTTTTCCTGAAGATGCTTCTACTAGCACGGGCACTCCTTTCTGGTCTGCCCCAAAGCGCTTTCCTCGGCCTCTGCAATTTTCAGCCACTGATTCATCTCAAATTCACTTCATCATGTCTGCTTCAATACTGAGAGCAGAGTCATTTGGAATTGCTATACCTGACTGGGCAAAGAACACAAGTAATCTGGCTGAGGCGGTCAATAAGGTTGCAGTTCCTGAATTTAAGCCAAAGAAAGGGGTTAATATTGTGACAGATGAGAAGGCAACTAACCTTTCTAGCACCTCGGTTGATGATGTTGCTGTTATTGATGAGCTTCTTTCCAAGTTAGAAGAATGTGCAAAGAATCTGCCTCCAGGATTCCAAATGAAACCTATCCAATTTGAGAAG GACGATGACACTAATTTTCACATGGATTTAATATCCGGGTTTGCGAACATGCGTGCTAGGAACTATAGCATTCCCGAGGTTGACAAGTTGAAGGCCAAGTTCATTGCTGGAAGAATCATCCCTGCTATTGCAACTTCGACAGCCATGGCCACAGGTCTTGTGTGCCTCGAGCTATACAAGGTTATTGCTGGGGAGCACCCTATTGAGGACTACCGCAACACATTCGCCAACCTAGCGCTGCCTCTGTTCTCGATGGCCGAGCCTGTTCCAGCCAAGGCGATGAAGCACCAAGACCTTAGCTGGACTGTATGGGATCGATGGTCGATCAAGGGCGACCTGACTGTTGCGGAGCTGGTGCAGTGGTTCAGCAACAAGGGCCTCAGCGCTTACAGCATGTCCTGCGGCACGTCTCTGCTGTACAACAGCATGTTTGCGAGGCACAAGGAAAGACTGCAGAAGAAGGTTGTTGATGTGGCGAGGGAAGTCGCTAAGGTGGAGGTCCCCGAGTACAGGAGGCACATAGATTTAGTGGTGGCCTGTGAGGATGATGATGGGAACGACATTGATATCCCTCTCGTGTCCGTCTATTTCCGGTAG
- the LOC101784654 gene encoding ubiquitin-activating enzyme E1 3 isoform X2, with protein MLPSKRSAGADGGQPKRSKVGESPPAATASNGSRNGAPPEIDEDLHSRQLAVYGRETMRRLFASDVLVSGLNGLGAEIAKNLALAGVRSVTIHDAKNVDMWDLSANFFLSEQDIGKNRAVACVSKLQELNNAVLVSALTEELTKEHLSKFQAVVFTDISLDKAYEFDDYCHSHQPPISFIKAEVCGLFGSAFCDFGPEFTVHDVDGEDPHTGIIASISNDSPAMVSCVDDERLEFQDGDLVVFSEVQGMVELNDGKPRKVKNARPFSFCIEDDTSTYGVYTKGGIVTQVKEPKVLRFKALRDAMRDPGDFLLSDFSKFERSPVLHLAFQALDNFKKAHGRYPTAGCEQDAQSFLKFAADINEASVDSKLEKIDEKLLRHFASGSRAVLNPMAAMFGGIVGQEVVKACSGKFHPLFQFFYFDSVESLPKYQLDPQDLKPSNSRYDAQISVFGSKLQKKLQDANIFVVGSGALGCEFLKNLALMGVSCSSKGKLTITDDDAIEKSNLSRQFLFRDWNIGQAKSIVAAAAASTINPSLQIDALQNRACPDTENVFHDTFWDGLNVVINALDNVNARMYMDMRCLYFQKPLLESGTLGAKCNTQMVIPHLTENYGASRDPPEKQAPMCTVHSFPHNIDHCLTWARSEFEGLLEKTPNEVNSFLSNPAQYAAAMRKAGDAQARELLERVSECLGKERCITFEDCITWARLRFEDYFSNRVKQLTFTFPEDASTSTGTPFWSAPKRFPRPLQFSATDSSQIHFIMSASILRAESFGIAIPDWAKNTSNLAEAVNKVAVPEFKPKKGVNIVTDEKATNLSSTSVDDVAVIDELLSKLEECAKNLPPGFQMKPIQFEKDDDTNFHMDLISGFANMRARNYSIPEVDKLKAKFIAGRIIPAIATSTAMATGLVCLELYKVIAGEHPIEDYRNTFANLALPLFSMAEPVPAKAMKHQDLSWTVWDRWSIKGDLTVAELVQWFSNKGLSAYSMSCGTSLLYNSMFARHKERLQKKVVDVAREVAKVEVPEYRRHIDLVVACEDDDGNDIDIPLVSVYFR; from the exons ATGCTCCCATCCAAGAGGTCCGCGGGCGCCGACGGCGGCCAGCCCAAGAGGTCCAAGGTTGGGGaatcgccgcccgccgccaccgccagtaaTGGCAGTCGGAATGGGGCGCCGCCGGAGATCGACGAGGACCTGCACAGCAGGCAGCTCGCCGTCTACGGCAGGGAGACAATGCGCCGCCTCTTCGCCTCCGACGTCCTCGTCTCTGGACTCAATGGCCTGGGTGCTGAGATTG CAAAGAATCTAGCTCTTGCTGGAGTTAGATCTGTCACTATACATGATGCCAAGAATGTGGACATGTGGGACCTGTCTGCCAATTTCTTTTTGTCAGAGCAAGATATTGGAAAGAACAGGGCAGTTGCTTGTGTATCCAAGTTGCAAGAGCTGAACAATGCTGTCCTGGTCTCTGCTCTAACAGAGGAATTGACAAAAGAGCACTTGTCTAAGTTCCAG GCTGTTGTTTTCACTGATATAAGTCTAGACAAGGCTTATGAATTTGACGACTACTGTCACAGCCACCAGCCTCCAATCTCCTTCATCAAAGCTGAAGTTTGTGGCCTTTTCGGTAGCGCCTTTTGTGATTTTGGACCCGAGTTTACCGTACATGATGTCGATGGTGAAGATCCACATACCGGTATAATTGCATCTATCAGCAATGACAGTCCTGCAATGGTGTCCTGTGTTGATGATGAGCGGCTTGAGTTTCAGGACGGTGATCTCGTTGTTTTCTCTGAGGTCCAGGGCATGGTAGAATTGAATGATGGGAAACCAAGAAAGGTAAAAAATGCTAGGCCATTTTCATTCTGCATCGAGGATGATACAAGTACCTATGGTGTTTATACAAAAGGTGGAATTGTTACACAAGTGAAGGAACCAAAGGTTCTACGTTTCAAGGCACTAAGAGATGCTATGAGAGATCCTGGCGATTTCCTTCTGAGTGACTTTTCAAAATTTGAACGGTCCCCTGTGCTTCACCTAGCATTTCAAGCACTGGATAATTTTAAGAAAGCGCATGGGCGATATCCTACTGCTGGTTGTGAGCAGGATGCTCAAAGCTTTCTGAAGTTTGCTGCTGATATTAATGAAGCATCAGTTGATTCTAAGCTGGAAAAAATTGATGAGAAGTTGCTCCGGCATTTTGCAAGTGGTTCTCGAGCTGTTTTGAACCCAATGGCTGCTATGTTTGGTGGTATTGTTGGTCAGGAAGTTGTGAAGGCATGTTCAGGGAAATTCCATCCGCTTTTCCAG TTCTTCTACTTTGATTCTGTCGAATCTCTCCCTAAGTACCAGTTGGATCCCCAAGACCTGAAGCCATCAAACAGCCGCTATGATGCTCAGATCTCTGTATTTGGTTCCAAGCTTCAGAAGAAGCTGCAAGATGCAAATATTTTCGTTGTGGGTTCTGGTGCCCTTGGATGTGAATTCTTGAAGAACCTTGCCTTAATGGGTGTCTCTTGCAGCTCCAAGGGAAAGCTAACTATAACAGATGATGATGCCATCGAGAAAAGCAATTTGAGCCGCCAATTTCTATTCCGTGACTGGAACATTGGACAGGCAAAGTCTATTGTAGCAGCAGCTGCCGCCAGCACTATCAACCCCAGCCTCCAAATTGATGCTCTTCAGAACCGTGCTTGTCCAGATACCGAAAATGTGTTCCATGACACATTCTGGGATGGACTGAATGTGGTCATCAATGCACTTGATAATGTTAACGCTAGGATGTATATGGACATGAGGTGCCTGTACTTCCAGAAGCCACTACTGGAGTCAGGGACATTGGGTGCAAAATGCAATACTCAAATGGTCATTCCTCACCTTACTGAAAATTATGGAGCTTCAAGAGACCCACCTGAGAAGCAGGCACCCATGTGCACAGTTCATTCGTTTCCACACAATATTGATCATTGCTTGACATGGGCTCGTTCAGAGTTTGAGGGTTTGCTAGAGAAAACACCAAATGAAGTGAATTCTTTTCTGTCTAATCCTGCTCAATATGCTGCTGCCATGAGGAAGGCAGGTGATGCCCAGGCAAGAGAATTACTTGAGCGTGTCTCTGAATGTCTTGGCAAGGAGAGATGCATTACATTTGAGGACTGCATAACTTGGGCCCGACTTAG GTTTGAAGATTATTTCTCAAACCGTGTGAAGCAGCTCACATTCACTTTTCCTGAAGATGCTTCTACTAGCACGGGCACTCCTTTCTGGTCTGCCCCAAAGCGCTTTCCTCGGCCTCTGCAATTTTCAGCCACTGATTCATCTCAAATTCACTTCATCATGTCTGCTTCAATACTGAGAGCAGAGTCATTTGGAATTGCTATACCTGACTGGGCAAAGAACACAAGTAATCTGGCTGAGGCGGTCAATAAGGTTGCAGTTCCTGAATTTAAGCCAAAGAAAGGGGTTAATATTGTGACAGATGAGAAGGCAACTAACCTTTCTAGCACCTCGGTTGATGATGTTGCTGTTATTGATGAGCTTCTTTCCAAGTTAGAAGAATGTGCAAAGAATCTGCCTCCAGGATTCCAAATGAAACCTATCCAATTTGAGAAG GACGATGACACTAATTTTCACATGGATTTAATATCCGGGTTTGCGAACATGCGTGCTAGGAACTATAGCATTCCCGAGGTTGACAAGTTGAAGGCCAAGTTCATTGCTGGAAGAATCATCCCTGCTATTGCAACTTCGACAGCCATGGCCACAGGTCTTGTGTGCCTCGAGCTATACAAGGTTATTGCTGGGGAGCACCCTATTGAGGACTACCGCAACACATTCGCCAACCTAGCGCTGCCTCTGTTCTCGATGGCCGAGCCTGTTCCAGCCAAGGCGATGAAGCACCAAGACCTTAGCTGGACTGTATGGGATCGATGGTCGATCAAGGGCGACCTGACTGTTGCGGAGCTGGTGCAGTGGTTCAGCAACAAGGGCCTCAGCGCTTACAGCATGTCCTGCGGCACGTCTCTGCTGTACAACAGCATGTTTGCGAGGCACAAGGAAAGACTGCAGAAGAAGGTTGTTGATGTGGCGAGGGAAGTCGCTAAGGTGGAGGTCCCCGAGTACAGGAGGCACATAGATTTAGTGGTGGCCTGTGAGGATGATGATGGGAACGACATTGATATCCCTCTCGTGTCCGTCTATTTCCGGTAG